A stretch of the Sphingobacterium thalpophilum genome encodes the following:
- the rplO gene encoding 50S ribosomal protein L15 — protein MNLSNLKPAKGSVKSRKRIGRGTGSGRGGTSTRGHKGAGSRSGHSTKIGFEGGQMPLQRRVPKFGFKSINRVEYNGINLDTLQTLIEKHNLTAVDFDALKAHGLVSKNDKVKILGRGELKAKVEVTAHAFTASAQKAIEAAGGSIVKI, from the coding sequence ATGAACTTAAGTAATTTAAAACCTGCAAAAGGTTCTGTAAAGAGTAGAAAACGTATTGGCCGTGGTACTGGTTCAGGTCGTGGTGGTACTTCTACACGTGGCCACAAAGGTGCTGGTTCTCGTTCAGGTCACTCAACGAAAATCGGTTTTGAAGGTGGTCAAATGCCTTTACAACGTCGTGTGCCTAAATTTGGTTTCAAAAGCATTAACCGCGTGGAGTACAATGGTATCAACTTGGATACTTTGCAAACGTTGATCGAGAAGCACAATTTGACAGCTGTAGATTTCGATGCATTGAAAGCTCATGGATTGGTGTCTAAAAATGACAAAGTTAAAATCTTGGGCCGGGGTGAATTGAAAGCTAAAGTTGAAGTAACAGCGCACGCGTTTACTGCTTCTGCTCAAAAAGCTATTGAAGCTGCAGGCGGTTCTATCGTTAAAATTTAA
- the rpmD gene encoding 50S ribosomal protein L30: MAKIKITQIKSVIDRSERQKRTIEALGLKRINHSVEVEATPAIIGMVRKVNHLVAIETI, encoded by the coding sequence ATGGCAAAAATCAAAATCACCCAGATAAAGAGCGTTATCGACAGAAGCGAGCGCCAAAAGAGAACTATTGAGGCTTTAGGTTTAAAAAGAATCAACCACTCAGTAGAAGTTGAAGCTACTCCAGCAATTATTGGAATGGTACGTAAAGTAAACCATTTAGTAGCTATCGAAACTATTTAA
- the rpsE gene encoding 30S ribosomal protein S5, whose amino-acid sequence MALSNIKRVKSSEIELKDRLVSIQRVAKVTKGGRTFSFSAIVVVGDENGIVGYGLGKAKEVTEAITKGIDDAKKNLVKVPVIKGTVPHEQYGKYSGGSVLIKPAIAGTGVLAGGAMRAVLESAGIKDVLAKSLGSSNPHNVVKATVTALANMRDAYTVAQHRGVDLNKVFNG is encoded by the coding sequence ATGGCATTAAGCAATATAAAAAGAGTAAAATCGAGCGAAATTGAATTAAAAGATCGCTTAGTAAGTATCCAACGTGTAGCAAAAGTTACTAAAGGTGGTCGTACTTTCAGCTTCTCTGCAATTGTTGTAGTAGGTGATGAAAATGGTATTGTTGGTTATGGCTTAGGTAAAGCTAAAGAGGTAACTGAAGCAATTACTAAAGGTATCGACGATGCAAAGAAAAATTTGGTGAAAGTTCCTGTAATCAAAGGTACTGTTCCTCATGAACAATATGGCAAATATTCTGGTGGTTCTGTTTTGATCAAACCAGCTATTGCCGGTACAGGAGTTTTAGCAGGTGGTGCGATGCGTGCAGTATTGGAATCTGCTGGTATCAAAGACGTATTGGCTAAATCATTAGGTTCTTCTAACCCACACAACGTGGTAAAAGCAACTGTTACTGCTTTAGCAAACATGCGCGATGCATATACAGTGGCACAACACCGCGGTGTCGATTTAAATAAAGTATTTAACGGTTAA
- the rplR gene encoding 50S ribosomal protein L18, whose protein sequence is MAGQKASRRERIKKGIRKNLAGTSERPRLSVFRSNKGIYAQIIDDNAGKTLVAASSLSKELVASGNKVEQSKAVGKLVAEKALAAGINKVVFDRNGYLYHGRIKSLAEGAREGGLDF, encoded by the coding sequence ATGGCAGGACAAAAAGCATCTCGTAGAGAGAGAATCAAAAAAGGAATCAGAAAAAACCTTGCTGGAACGTCTGAACGTCCACGTTTATCGGTTTTTAGAAGTAACAAAGGTATCTATGCACAAATTATTGATGACAACGCAGGTAAAACACTAGTTGCTGCATCTAGCTTGTCTAAAGAATTAGTTGCATCTGGTAACAAAGTTGAACAGTCTAAAGCTGTAGGTAAATTGGTTGCTGAAAAAGCGTTAGCAGCAGGAATTAATAAAGTAGTTTTTGACCGTAATGGGTACTTATACCATGGCCGTATCAAATCTTTGGCTGAAGGTGCTCGCGAAGGCGGTTTAGACTTTTAA
- the rplF gene encoding 50S ribosomal protein L6 encodes MSRIGKAPIAIPAGVTVTISDKNLVSVKGPKGELTQQVDRDIKVAQEDGNIVVTRPTDQKKHKALHGLYRSLLNNMVYGVTEGYKTTQELVGVGYRASSTGSVLELTLGFSHQIVFVLPKEVKVSTTAEKGKNPTITLECADKQLIGQVAAKIRGFRKPEPYKGKGVKFEGEVLRRKAGKSAKK; translated from the coding sequence ATGTCAAGAATTGGAAAAGCGCCTATCGCTATCCCTGCTGGGGTAACTGTAACTATTTCGGACAAAAATTTAGTTTCAGTAAAAGGTCCTAAAGGCGAATTAACACAACAGGTTGACCGTGACATCAAAGTCGCTCAAGAAGATGGTAACATCGTGGTGACACGTCCAACTGATCAAAAGAAACACAAAGCATTACACGGTCTATACCGCTCCCTGTTGAACAACATGGTTTATGGTGTGACTGAAGGTTACAAAACTACTCAAGAGTTAGTCGGTGTAGGTTACCGTGCTTCAAGCACTGGTAGTGTATTAGAGTTAACTTTAGGTTTCTCTCACCAGATTGTTTTTGTATTGCCAAAAGAAGTTAAGGTATCAACTACTGCTGAAAAGGGTAAAAACCCTACGATCACTTTAGAATGTGCTGACAAACAATTGATCGGTCAGGTAGCGGCTAAAATCCGTGGCTTCCGTAAACCAGAGCCTTACAAAGGAAAAGGTGTCAAGTTTGAAGGGGAAGTGTTGAGAAGAAAAGCAGGTAAATCAGCTAAAAAATAA
- the rpsH gene encoding 30S ribosomal protein S8 — translation MTTDPIADYLTRVRNAIKANHRVVEIPASNLKKEITKVLFDKGYIANYKFDDSSVQGTIKIALKYNPISKIPAIRTLTRVSKPGLRKYASVETMPRVLNGLGIAILSTSKGVMTDKEARLQNVGGEVLCYVY, via the coding sequence ATGACTACAGATCCAATTGCGGATTACCTTACACGAGTAAGGAATGCCATCAAGGCCAACCACAGGGTTGTTGAAATTCCTGCATCGAACCTTAAAAAAGAGATCACTAAAGTTCTTTTTGACAAAGGTTACATTGCTAATTACAAATTCGATGACAGTAGCGTACAAGGTACGATCAAAATTGCATTGAAATATAACCCAATTAGCAAAATTCCGGCTATTCGTACGTTGACACGTGTGAGTAAACCTGGTTTAAGAAAGTATGCAAGTGTTGAGACTATGCCTCGTGTTTTGAATGGTTTAGGTATCGCTATTTTGTCTACATCGAAAGGTGTGATGACAGACAAAGAAGCTAGACTTCAAAATGTTGGTGGTGAAGTTTTATGTTACGTTTATTAA
- the rpsN gene encoding 30S ribosomal protein S14 encodes MAKEGLKAREVKRAKLVAKYAAKRAELKAAGDYVALDKLPKNASPVRLHNRCKLTGRPKGYMRQFGISRVTFREMALDGKIPGVKKASW; translated from the coding sequence ATGGCTAAAGAAGGATTAAAAGCACGCGAAGTAAAACGCGCTAAATTGGTAGCTAAATATGCGGCAAAACGTGCAGAATTAAAGGCTGCTGGCGATTACGTTGCATTAGATAAATTACCTAAAAATGCTTCTCCGGTACGTTTGCACAATCGTTGTAAATTGACTGGTCGTCCTAAAGGATATATGCGTCAATTCGGTATCTCTCGTGTAACTTTCCGTGAGATGGCTTTAGATGGCAAGATCCCAGGGGTGAAAAAAGCTTCTTGGTAA
- the rplE gene encoding 50S ribosomal protein L5, producing MTYVPRLKVKYAEEIRKALQEKFQYKSVMQVPKLEKIVVSQGVGAATADKKLIDNAVAELTLITGQQAVATKSKKDISNFKLRKGMPVGARVTLRDNNMYEFLDRLVAVSLPRIRDFRGINDKGFDGHGNYNLGITEQIIFPEINIDKINKIQGMDITFVTSAKNDVEALELLKQFGLPFKNQNTNNNG from the coding sequence ATGACTTACGTACCAAGATTAAAAGTGAAATATGCGGAGGAAATCCGTAAAGCACTTCAAGAAAAATTTCAGTATAAAAGTGTTATGCAAGTTCCTAAACTTGAGAAAATTGTTGTTTCACAAGGCGTAGGAGCTGCTACAGCTGACAAAAAATTAATCGATAACGCTGTGGCTGAGTTGACTTTGATTACTGGTCAACAGGCTGTTGCTACAAAATCGAAAAAAGATATCTCAAACTTTAAATTGCGTAAAGGTATGCCGGTAGGCGCACGTGTTACTTTGCGTGATAATAACATGTACGAGTTCTTGGATCGTTTGGTAGCAGTATCGCTTCCACGTATCCGTGACTTCCGCGGCATCAACGATAAAGGTTTCGATGGTCATGGTAACTACAACTTAGGTATCACTGAACAAATCATTTTCCCTGAGATCAACATTGACAAGATCAACAAGATCCAAGGTATGGATATCACTTTCGTGACTTCTGCAAAAAATGATGTTGAAGCTTTAGAATTGTTGAAACAATTCGGTTTACCATTTAAAAATCAAAATACTAATAACAATGGCTAA
- the rplX gene encoding 50S ribosomal protein L24, with amino-acid sequence MAQKTKTTKHKIKIKKGDLVKVIAGNSKGVQGKVLTVLVDKNRAIVEGANIVKKHTKPSAANPNGGIIEKEAGIHISNLALIDPKTGETTRVGRKLNADGKLVRYAKKSGEEIK; translated from the coding sequence ATGGCACAGAAAACAAAAACAACTAAGCACAAAATCAAAATTAAAAAAGGTGATTTGGTGAAAGTTATCGCTGGTAACTCTAAAGGTGTTCAAGGAAAAGTATTGACTGTTTTAGTGGATAAAAATAGAGCTATCGTTGAAGGCGCTAACATCGTAAAAAAACACACTAAACCAAGCGCAGCTAATCCTAATGGTGGTATCATTGAGAAGGAAGCTGGTATTCACATCTCTAATTTAGCGTTGATCGATCCTAAGACAGGTGAAACTACACGTGTAGGTCGTAAGTTAAATGCAGATGGCAAATTAGTTCGTTACGCTAAAAAATCAGGGGAGGAAATTAAATAA
- the rplN gene encoding 50S ribosomal protein L14 — MVQQESRLNVADNSGAKEVLVIRVLGGTRKRYASIGDKIVVSVKSALPSGNVKKGSVSKAVVVRTKKEIRRKDGSYIRFDDNAAVLLNNNDEPRGSRIFGPVARELREKQFMKIVSLAPEVL, encoded by the coding sequence ATGGTACAACAAGAATCAAGACTTAATGTAGCTGACAATAGCGGTGCTAAAGAAGTTTTAGTAATCCGTGTATTGGGCGGTACGCGCAAGCGTTATGCATCAATCGGAGATAAGATTGTTGTATCGGTGAAAAGCGCTTTGCCTTCTGGAAACGTGAAAAAAGGTTCGGTTTCCAAAGCAGTAGTAGTTAGAACTAAAAAGGAAATCCGTCGTAAAGATGGTTCTTACATCCGTTTTGATGACAATGCTGCTGTATTGTTAAATAATAATGATGAGCCACGTGGTTCACGTATCTTCGGCCCAGTTGCCAGAGAATTGCGTGAGAAACAGTTCATGAAAATTGTATCATTAGCACCGGAGGTTTTATAA
- the rpsQ gene encoding 30S ribosomal protein S17: MERNLRKTRIGLVVSNKMDKSIVVAVERKVKHPIYGKFVKKTTKFKAHDETNTCGIGDTVLIMETRPLSKTKNWRLVEIIERAK, encoded by the coding sequence ATGGAAAGAAATTTAAGAAAAACAAGAATCGGCTTAGTAGTTAGCAACAAGATGGACAAATCTATCGTTGTAGCTGTTGAACGTAAAGTAAAACACCCTATCTACGGTAAATTCGTTAAAAAAACTACTAAATTCAAAGCTCATGACGAAACAAATACCTGCGGTATCGGCGATACGGTATTAATCATGGAAACTCGTCCGCTGAGTAAGACAAAAAACTGGAGATTAGTTGAAATTATAGAAAGAGCTAAATAA
- the rpmC gene encoding 50S ribosomal protein L29: MKNSEILELSNEDLAARLAEEKAALTKLKFAHAVSAIENPNVIKAARKTIARISTEISARKAAAKNETASEA, translated from the coding sequence ATGAAAAATTCAGAAATTTTAGAATTATCTAATGAGGACTTAGCAGCTCGTCTTGCAGAGGAGAAAGCAGCCCTTACGAAATTGAAATTTGCACATGCTGTTTCAGCTATTGAGAACCCTAACGTGATCAAAGCAGCACGCAAGACTATCGCTCGTATCAGTACAGAGATCAGTGCACGCAAAGCTGCAGCTAAAAATGAAACAGCCTCTGAGGCGTAA
- the rplP gene encoding 50S ribosomal protein L16 has translation MLQPKRTKFRKMQKGRMKGNASRGAELAFGSFGIKTMEQAWITSRQIEAARIAVTRYMKREGQVWIRIFPDKPVTKKPAEVRMGKGKGAPEYWVAVVRPGRMLFEAEGVPLEVAKEALRLAAQKLPVQTKFVIRRDYVEA, from the coding sequence ATGTTACAGCCAAAAAGAACGAAGTTCAGAAAGATGCAGAAAGGCCGCATGAAAGGTAACGCTTCTCGTGGAGCGGAGTTAGCTTTCGGTTCTTTCGGTATCAAAACAATGGAGCAAGCATGGATCACTAGCCGTCAGATCGAGGCAGCTCGTATTGCGGTTACACGTTATATGAAACGTGAAGGTCAAGTTTGGATTCGTATTTTCCCTGACAAGCCTGTTACGAAAAAACCTGCAGAGGTACGTATGGGTAAAGGTAAGGGTGCTCCAGAATACTGGGTAGCAGTAGTACGCCCAGGCCGTATGTTATTTGAAGCAGAAGGTGTGCCTTTGGAAGTTGCCAAAGAAGCTTTACGCCTTGCTGCTCAAAAACTTCCGGTTCAAACTAAGTTTGTGATTCGTAGAGACTACGTTGAAGCATAA
- the rpsC gene encoding 30S ribosomal protein S3, whose translation MGQKANPIGSRLGIIKGWDSNWFGGKNYSDKLVEDEKIRKYLSVRIAKGGVAKVVIERTLKRITVTIHTARPGIVIGKGGQEVDKIKEELKKLTKKDVQINIFEIKRPELDAKLVAEGVAKQLEARISFRRAMKTSIASTMRMGAEGIKIMCSGRLGGAEMARTEQYKEGRTPLHTLRADIDYALAEALTTYGKIGIKVWICKGEVYGKRDLSPNIGQASGVKSRGNHEGGGERRDNRKGGRGGNNRGGNNRGGNRAPKKD comes from the coding sequence ATGGGACAAAAAGCAAATCCAATAGGTAGCAGATTAGGAATCATCAAAGGTTGGGATTCTAACTGGTTCGGAGGTAAGAACTATTCCGATAAATTAGTTGAAGACGAAAAAATCAGAAAATATCTTTCTGTTCGTATTGCAAAAGGTGGTGTAGCTAAAGTTGTAATCGAAAGAACTTTAAAACGTATCACTGTTACGATTCACACAGCTCGTCCAGGTATCGTTATCGGAAAAGGTGGTCAGGAAGTGGACAAGATCAAGGAAGAGTTGAAAAAATTGACAAAGAAAGATGTCCAAATCAACATTTTCGAGATCAAACGCCCTGAATTAGATGCGAAGTTAGTCGCTGAAGGTGTTGCAAAACAGTTAGAGGCACGTATTTCATTCCGTCGCGCAATGAAAACTTCAATCGCTTCGACCATGCGTATGGGCGCTGAAGGTATCAAAATCATGTGTTCTGGTCGTTTGGGCGGTGCTGAGATGGCACGTACCGAACAATATAAAGAAGGAAGAACTCCTTTGCACACATTGCGTGCCGATATCGACTACGCTTTAGCTGAGGCATTGACTACTTACGGTAAAATTGGTATCAAAGTTTGGATCTGTAAAGGTGAGGTTTACGGTAAACGTGACTTATCTCCAAACATTGGCCAAGCATCAGGTGTGAAATCACGTGGCAACCACGAAGGTGGTGGCGAACGCCGTGACAACCGTAAAGGTGGCCGCGGAGGAAACAACCGTGGTGGCAACAACCGTGGCGGCAACCGTGCTCCGAAAAAAGATTAA
- the rplV gene encoding 50S ribosomal protein L22, with amino-acid sequence MEATKKLKKSVLIRQRKEQEKAQQGGASDAKLLNCPTSPRKMRLVVDLIRGERVENALYILKHSSKEAAARVEKLLLSAIKNWEAKNEGKSVEDSELYVKEVSVGGGRQLKRLRPAPQGRGYRVRKRSNHVTLVVDSKLNVEQN; translated from the coding sequence ATGGAAGCAACAAAAAAACTTAAAAAGTCTGTCTTAATTAGACAACGCAAAGAGCAAGAGAAAGCTCAACAAGGTGGAGCTTCGGATGCCAAATTATTGAACTGCCCTACTTCGCCTCGTAAGATGCGTTTGGTGGTAGACTTAATTCGTGGTGAGCGTGTTGAAAATGCATTATACATTTTAAAACACTCAAGCAAAGAAGCTGCTGCTCGTGTAGAAAAATTATTATTATCTGCAATCAAAAACTGGGAAGCCAAAAACGAAGGTAAATCAGTGGAGGATAGCGAACTATATGTAAAAGAAGTATCTGTAGGTGGCGGCCGTCAATTGAAAAGATTACGCCCAGCACCTCAAGGTCGCGGATACAGAGTTCGTAAACGTTCAAATCACGTTACATTGGTAGTTGATAGCAAATTAAACGTTGAACAAAACTAA
- the rpsS gene encoding 30S ribosomal protein S19, with the protein MARSIKKGPYIDHNLERKVLSMNETNKKSVIKTWSRRSMISPDFVGHTFAVHNGNKFIPVYVTENMVGHKLGEFAPTRTFRGHAEKKK; encoded by the coding sequence ATGGCTCGTTCAATTAAAAAAGGTCCTTATATCGATCACAACTTAGAAAGAAAAGTTCTTTCTATGAATGAAACTAACAAAAAGTCAGTTATCAAAACATGGTCTCGTAGATCAATGATTTCACCTGATTTTGTTGGCCATACCTTCGCAGTGCACAACGGGAATAAATTTATCCCTGTTTATGTAACGGAAAATATGGTAGGTCACAAGCTTGGTGAATTCGCGCCTACGCGTACATTCAGAGGCCACGCAGAAAAGAAAAAATAA
- the rplB gene encoding 50S ribosomal protein L2: protein MAVKRFKPVTPGTRFRIGADYSDVTTNVPEKSLVVKINKKSGGRNNSGKMTMRYIGGGHKKVYRLIDFKRDKKDIPAKVATIEYDPNRTARIALLHYVDGEKRYIIAPAGLQVGQTVIAGDHVAPEVGNTLPLANIPLGSIIHNIELNPGQGGSIARSAGTYAQLSARDGKYAIIKLPSGETRMILLTCVATIGSVSNHERSNQVLGKAGRKRWLGRRPRVRGVAMNPVDHPMGGGEGRASGGHPRSRTGVLAKGFKTRYKKKTSNRYIIERRKK, encoded by the coding sequence ATGGCAGTTAAAAGATTCAAACCGGTAACCCCTGGTACTCGTTTCAGAATAGGCGCAGATTATTCTGATGTTACTACAAACGTTCCTGAAAAATCGTTGGTAGTAAAAATCAACAAGAAATCAGGTGGTCGTAATAACTCCGGTAAAATGACTATGCGTTATATCGGTGGGGGACACAAAAAAGTATACCGATTAATAGATTTCAAACGCGATAAAAAAGATATCCCTGCAAAAGTAGCTACTATCGAGTACGATCCAAACCGTACTGCTCGTATTGCCTTGTTGCACTACGTTGATGGTGAAAAACGTTACATCATTGCTCCAGCTGGTTTACAAGTTGGTCAAACTGTAATTGCAGGCGATCATGTTGCCCCAGAAGTTGGTAATACATTGCCATTAGCAAACATTCCATTGGGTTCTATTATCCACAACATTGAATTAAATCCTGGTCAAGGTGGTTCAATCGCTCGTTCGGCTGGTACTTATGCTCAATTGTCTGCTCGTGATGGAAAATATGCCATCATCAAATTACCTTCAGGCGAAACACGTATGATCTTATTGACTTGTGTGGCTACAATTGGTTCGGTATCGAATCATGAAAGATCTAACCAAGTGTTAGGTAAAGCTGGTCGCAAACGTTGGTTAGGTCGTCGTCCAAGAGTTCGCGGTGTTGCGATGAACCCAGTTGATCACCCAATGGGTGGTGGTGAAGGCCGTGCTTCAGGAGGTCACCCACGCTCACGTACAGGTGTATTGGCTAAAGGCTTCAAAACACGTTACAAAAAGAAAACATCGAATCGTTACATCATTGAGAGAAGGAAAAAATAA
- the rplW gene encoding 50S ribosomal protein L23 has product MEIIKKPILTEKASILTEKLNRYAFKVDHRANKIQIKSAVEAMFGVTVVAVNTAVVAGKAKSRYTKAGFVSGRAPKYKKAIITIKDGETIDFYSTI; this is encoded by the coding sequence ATGGAAATTATCAAAAAACCTATCTTGACTGAGAAAGCTTCTATCTTAACGGAAAAATTGAACCGTTACGCTTTCAAAGTAGATCACAGAGCAAACAAAATCCAGATTAAATCAGCTGTTGAAGCTATGTTCGGTGTTACAGTTGTTGCTGTAAACACTGCGGTAGTAGCCGGTAAAGCGAAAAGCCGTTACACGAAAGCAGGTTTTGTATCTGGTAGAGCTCCTAAGTATAAAAAAGCTATCATTACAATTAAAGATGGCGAAACTATTGACTTTTACAGTACTATATAA
- the rplD gene encoding 50S ribosomal protein L4 has protein sequence MEVKVLNLSGKETGAKVQLPESVFGLEPNDHAIYLDVKQYLANQRQGTHKSKQRNEIAGSTRKLHKQKGTGGARAGSIKSPLFNGGGRVFGPQPRDYSFKLNKKLKQVARKSALSYKAKDNNVVVLDAVQFDSCKTKNYVALVNALNIADEKTLLVLPAYDKNVYLSSRNLKKAKVVVASDLNTYDVLNATKLLLTTDSVKTLEEALAK, from the coding sequence ATGGAAGTTAAAGTTTTAAATTTATCAGGTAAAGAAACAGGTGCCAAGGTGCAACTTCCTGAGTCGGTATTTGGGTTAGAGCCTAACGATCATGCGATCTATTTGGATGTGAAACAATACTTAGCGAACCAACGCCAAGGAACTCACAAATCTAAACAACGTAACGAAATCGCGGGTTCTACTCGTAAATTACACAAACAAAAAGGTACTGGTGGTGCTCGTGCGGGTTCTATCAAATCTCCATTGTTTAATGGTGGTGGTCGTGTATTCGGTCCTCAACCTCGTGACTACTCGTTCAAATTGAACAAAAAATTGAAACAAGTAGCACGTAAATCAGCGCTGTCTTACAAAGCGAAAGATAACAATGTAGTTGTTTTGGATGCAGTTCAATTCGATTCTTGCAAAACAAAAAACTATGTTGCTTTAGTAAACGCGTTGAATATTGCTGATGAAAAAACCTTATTGGTTTTACCAGCATACGATAAAAATGTTTATTTATCAAGCAGAAACTTGAAAAAAGCAAAAGTTGTTGTTGCTTCAGATTTGAATACATATGATGTATTGAACGCGACAAAATTGTTGTTAACTACAGATTCTGTTAAAACTTTGGAGGAAGCACTAGCTAAGTAA